The nucleotide sequence TCGCCGCGTCACGGTCCGGCCGGCGGGCCGAAGTACAGCGCCTGATACCTCTGGTGCTGGCTTCGCCCGGCCTGCCCCCGGCCGGACGCGGCCGGCTCGTCGCCATGTACGCGCGCATGGAGGACAGCCTCGGCCGGCACCGCGAGGCACGCGCACTGCTCGACACCGAATTGTCCGGCGCCGGAACGCCCACCAGCAGCCGGACGACGGTGTGCCCCTCCGTGACCGACACCCTGCGACTGCGCTCGGCGGCGCTGAGCGCGGCCACCGGCGACCTGCCCGCCGTACGCGCCCAGTTCGCCGCCCTCTCGGCCGGTCCCACCACCGGCGACATGGTCCGGCGCATGACCACGGCGGCGACCTGGGCACTGGGTACGGTCCTCTCCTGCGACAGTACCGACCGGGAGGACGCGGTCGCTGACGCCACCCGAAAGGCCGACCTGCTCGCCGACTCAGCCTTGCAGGACGTCCTGGACGCGGCCGTCCGGCTCGGCCTGGCACAGAACTTGACGGGCCGTCACACAAGCGCCTCTCACCTGCTGTCCCGGGCACTGCGGTGCGCCCGCTTCGGCGGACGCACCGCCGACCTGCCCCCGTTGCTGCTCGGCCACGCCTGGGCCGAGGCCGCGCTCGGCAGACTCGCCACCGCGTCGGCATCGGCGGCCGAGGCGGAGGAGACAGCCCGCCTGCTGGACTGTGCCGAACTCGCCCACCAGGCACAGCTGGTACGCGGCTGGGTCGTGCTGTGGGCGTCGGGCCACGAGGCGGCTGAGCCACTGGTACGTGACCTGCCGTACCGGAGCGACCTTCCCGACGGGATCCGGCACTCGGCCACGGCCCTGCTGGCAACGCTCCATCTCGAAGCGGGGCGACCGGAGGAGAGCCTGCAGCTCATGCTGTCCGCCACCGCCGACGCCCCCGTGCCGACCGCCCCCACGACACGACCGGCCCGCTGGTGGTCCCTCGCGTCCCGCGCCGCGACAGCTGCCGGCCACCTCACAGCCGCGCGAAGGTGGGCGTCGACGGCTCGCGCCGCCGCTGATGCCTCGCGGCTCCCCGCCGACCGTGCCGCCGTGCTCCTGGCCGAAGCGGCGCTCGCCCCCGATCGGGACGCGATCCCGTTGCTGACGGACGTGGTCGAACAGCACGCGCACGACGGGTCCCTGCTGCTGGAATGCCGTGTCCGCCTGCTGCTGGCCCGACGGCTGATCAGCACGGACCGCCTGTCGGAGGCCGCCTTCCACACCGGACTCACGAAGCGCCGCGCCGAGCAGTGCGGTTCGCAGTACCTACGGCACCTGGCCGTCGACGTCCAGCGTGCGATCGGCGCCCGTCATCCGCGCGTGTCAGGTGACACGGACGGCGAGGACGCCTCGGAGACCGGTCTCTCGCAGCGCGAGCGCCAGATCCTGCGCATGGTCTGCCGCGGCCTGTCCAACCGGGACATCGCGGGCGCCCTGTTCGTCTCCGTCAAGACCGTCGAAGCCCATCTCACCCGCGTCTTCCGTAAGACGGGCACCCGGTCGCGGGCGGCACTGGTGGCCACGTTCGCAACGGCGCGACCGGCCTTGGCGCTGTCCGACAGCCGGGGTCCTTCCGACCCCGCTCTACGTTCCGCGCCCCGCGGTTGATCGCTGTCCCGCTCTGCTCGGGCCGCCCACTCCAGCCCTCACTCCGGCCGCTCTGCCGGGTCCGGCACGGTGGCGAGTACGGGGCGCGGGCGCGGAACGTGCGGCGCAGTGCCGTCCCAGTGGCCCACGAGCGCGGCATAGCCGGGCTCCGTGCCCAGCAGTTCGGCGTGCGTGCCGCAGACCACGCGGGTGCCGTCGAGCAGCAGTACGCGTCGCCCGCGCAGGGCCGACGCGAGGCGGTGGGCGACGACGACGAGCGTGCCGGGCCTGGCGGCGAAGGCCGCCTCCACCACTGCCTCACTCGCCATGTCGAGGTGGCAGGTGGCCTCGTCGAGCAGGACAACGGGCGCGCTCGACAGATAGGTACGCGCGGCTGCGACGAGTTGCCGTTCGCCACTGGACAGCGAGGCCGCCGGATCGTCCAGCAGCACGTCGTAGCCGCCGAGCCGGTCCACCACGGGCCCGAGCCCCACCGCGAGTGCTGCGGCGTCAACAGCCGCCGTATCCGCTTCGGGGGCGAGATAGCGGAGGTTGTCGCGGAGGGTGCCGCGGAAGACGTACGCCTCCTGCGGCAGCAGCGCGACAACACCCGGGCGCTCGGTCTCGGGGAGGTTGTCGACCCGCCGCCCTCCGATCAGCACCTCGCCCCCGGACGGCCGTTCCAGACCGGCGAGCAGCCCGGCCAGGGTCGACTTGCCGACACCGCTCGCTCCGACCACGACGAGGTGGTCTCCCTCCGCGATGGTCAGCCGCACGTCCTTCAGAACCGGTTCGGCGTGCGGCCCGTAGGCGAACGTCAGATTCTCGACCCGCGCGGCGTGGCCCGTCGGCGCGTCCGCGCGTACCTGGTCCGGCGACGGGTCGCCGGACGGTTCCGTCACGGCGGCCAGCCGTTCCAGTACGACATGGAGTTGGCTCCACAGTCCGGCCACCGTGCCGGTCAGCATCTGAAGAGCGGGCACCAGGCTGCTGCTGACGTACAGCGTCGCTCCGACCACCTCACCGGCGCTGGCCGTCCCGCCGGTGACCAATGCCGGGCCCACCAACAGGAGCAAAAACAGCGGGAGTTGGCCACCGAGCAGGACGATGGGAACGCGCGCTGCGGCTGCCCAGGCAACCGCGACGGACGCCTGGGCGCTGGCCCGGACGCTGCGCTCGGCGCTCGCGCAGGCGAACTCCGTCGCGCCGATGGCAGCGATGTCCCGGCCGGCGGCCAGCACGGCCCCGGTGGACGCTGCCACGTCCTCCTCGGCGATGACCGCCGTTCTCCTGCGCCGGCTGACCGCCCTCATGGAGGCGAGGAAGGCGACGAGCGCGGCGACGAGTGGCAGTACGACCACGGCGGCGAGCACCGGGGCGAGCGCGGCAAGACCGATGAGGGTGGCGACCAGGGTGACCGCGAGCGGACGGGCTGTCCGCATCAGCGCGCCCACAACCAGCCGCACCGTGTCGACCTGGCTGGTCATCCGCGACACACCGGCCGCGTCCGCGCCACTGCCGTCCCGGACGGCCTGGCGGAGTGTCGCGCCGACCACGGTGGTCACCAGCGCGTCCCGCATCGGCTCGATACAGGCGGCCAGCGGGTCGAAGAGCGCGCGCTCAGCCACGGCCCTGGCGACGTACAACAGGGCGAGAAGCCCGATCCACATCAGCCCCTCGGCGGGTTCACCCGCGAGGAACCCCCGGTCCAGCGCTGCGGCGAGCGACCAGCCCGACCCCAGGGCAGGGCCTGCCTCCAGCACCGACCAGCAGGCGATACGCCGCAGGGGGCGGCCGGAACCGCGCAGTGACTGCGCCAACAGCTGTGCCGCGGGGCTGCGGAGCGCCGTCGCGCGCAGTCTCGTGCTCACACCGGTGAAGGCCACGGCACCTCCCGCTCGGTCGCCGGATCAGCGTCGGCCGCGAAGACCGCGCGGTAGTCCGGGTGGTGCCACAACTCGCGGTGCGGTCCCACCGCGCGGATCCGTCCCTCGTGCAGCCAGGCGACGGCGTCACAGCGTGCGGCCGTGGTGACGCGGTGCGCCACGACGAGCCGGGTCCGCCCGGACAGCGCGCCGGTCACCGCCTCACTCACCTCGGCCTCGGTGACCGTGTCGAGCCCGGAGGTCGCGTCGTCGAGTACGTACACCCGGGCGGGCCTGACCAGCGCCCGCGCCAGTCCGAGCCGCTGTCGTTCCCCGCCGGACAGGGGCGCGTGGGCCGACGGCGTGTCGTAGCCGGCGGGCAGCCTGCGGATGAAGCCGTCGGCCCGCGCCGCCCTCGCGGCCTGCTCCACCGCCCGGCGGCTCACATCCGGTCTGCCGTAGGCGATCACGTCATGGACGCTCTCCCCGATCAGCGCCGGGCGCTCGAAGGCGTACGTCACGGCGTTCCGCAGTTCGTCGAAGGTCAGGTCCCGCACGGGTACGCCGTCGAGTACGACTTCTCCCTCGTCGGGGTCGCCCAGCCGGCCGAGCAGCCCCGCCAGCACGCTCTTGCCCGCGCCGGTCCTGCCGACCAGGGCCATCGACCGGCCTGCGGGCAGGGCCAGGTGTGCCCGGTCGAGGACCAAGGAACCGCCGGCGGAGCGGACGGTGACGTCCTTCAGCAGGACGGACCCCGGCCCCGTCGTGCCGGTGACCGGGCCGGCGGCGGGCAGGGGATGGGCGAGGGCGCCGGCGATCCGGCCGGCGGCCGCGCGGGCCTGCGCGAGCGACAGCAGGGCGTCCACCTGCTGGAGTGCGCCGATGGCGAGTTTGACGTAGCCGGCCACGGCCAGGAGCTCTCCCGGGGACAACCGGCCCTGGGCGACGCCGAGTCCCGCCACGGCGAGTGCCAGTGCCTCGGTGAGCGACACCAGTAGCCCGAACTGCCAGACCGTCGACTTCTGCAGCCGCCACATCGCGTGTCCGGCGGCCGACACGGCACCCAACGGGGCCAGGACGCGTTCGGTCTCCGTGGCCAGTGTTCCCGAGGCCCGGATCGTCCTCGCCCCGGTCAGCGCGCCGAGCAGCCGGGTCGCGAGGTCCGCCTGCGCACCCAGATAGGCGCTCTGCGCCTCGGTCACCCGGCCGACGAACCGCCGGGCTATCAGCACCGACAGGGGCACGCCCAGGGTGAAGGCAGCCGCGGTCCGCAGGTCGATCGCCCAGAGGGCGCCGAAGCCCGCGAGCGCCCCCGCCAGTGAGACCGCGGACTGCGCAGCCGCCGCGGGCAGCGCGCCGGCCTGCGGTGCGGCCTGGGTGATCTGGGTGACCGCCTCACCCGGGGAAAGCGGCGAACGTGGCTGGAGCGCGAGCAGTTGCCTGATGATCCTTCCGCGCAGCAGGCGCGTTCCACGCCCCGTTCCGGCGGCTCCCAGCGGGCCCATCACCGCGTCGCACAGCGCGATGGCGGCGACGGCGGCGCCCCACAGGAGCGCCCGGCTCCCGTGCCCTGCGCTGTCACCGTCGAGCACCGCGTTGACGGCCGCGGAGAGCAGCGCCGGGACGGCGATCGAGATCCCGACGCGGGTGACCATCACCAGCACGAGCAGCGTCAACGGCCGCCGCGTGTCGTGTGCGACGTCCTTGAGCAGGCGCCCGCCATGGGTGGCGGAGTCACGCCGTTCGAGGGTGGTCACCGCTCGCCTCCCCGGTGCGCGCGGACAGCATGCGTGCGGCGTACCGCAACGTACTCAGCAGGGAGGGCATGCCGGCGGAGACCGGGGTGCCGTCATGTGCGGAGACCGCGGGTGCCATCGGGACGACATGATGACCGTCCTGCTCCAGCAGTTCCAGGTTGCGGCGAACCGACGGACGGGCCAGGGCGCCTTCGGGGATCGCGGGGGCGAAGAAGGTGGGTGCGGATGTGCAGATGACCGTCGTCAGGGCCAGGCTGTCGGTCATCCCCGCAGCGCACTTGGCGATGAAGTTGGTGGTCGCGGGAGCCACGATGACCAGGTCGGCCCACTCGGCGAGTTCCTTGTGCGGCACCACGCCCTGCGAGGTGTCCCAGTCGGGACCTTCGACCGGCGACTGGGCGACAGCGGCCAGCGCCTGACGGGACACCAGGGACGCCGCGGAGTGGGTCAGGCACACTCGCACCGACCAGCCGTACCGCGTCCGCGCCAGCATGACCCACTCGGGCAGGGCGGTGACGGAGATGCCGCCGGCCGCGACGAACAACAGATGCCCACGTGGCAGGACGAGCGGTGGCAGCCCGTCGCGTCGTGCGCCGCGCAGCTGTGGCGTGGGGTCGGTTGTCACCGTTGCTCTCCGCTCTTCTCCGGTCCGGTGACCGGTGCGCTCCCACTGGCCGCACCGGTCACCGGCCTCACGTCAGGTCAGTTGGTGACGTTGCAGCTGATGGCACAGGTGCTGCCACCGTTGCAGGTGTGTCCCTCACAGAGGATCAGCGACTGCTCCTGGGCCTCCTCGCCCGTCAGCAGTTGCAGGGCATCGAGGTCGCTCTCCATGTCTTCTCCTTCTGGGATGGTTCTCGGTGGTTCTCGGTGGTTCTCTGTCGGTGGGCGTGGGTGCCCGTCAGCGGGTCAGCCGGTCACTGAGCAGGTGCCGCCCGGAGAGCAGGAAACCCCACAGGTCACGGTGCAGGCGATGGCGGTTTCCTCGGCCTCGGCCGGCAGTAGTTGCAGCGCTTCGAGCTCTGTTTCCATGAATGGTCTCCGTTCCGGTGGAGGGCACCGCGGACGCGGTGTCCGGATCGACGGGCCGGCCGCTCCCAGCGGCTCAGCGGGGGGTGTGAGCGGATTCGGCAGGCAGGTCGGCCATCCACGGCCGTGGTCCGCCGTGCGTGAGGCGCAGCAGGAAGGAAACAGCGCCGGCCAGGCCGGTCTGCGCGTCGGGGCGTACTGACGTTCCCGACTCGTCCGGTACGACGAACAGCCCGTCGCGGAGCACGGCGCGCAGCCGCAGGACCGAGGCCAGGTCGCAGGCCCAGTCCCGGTAGGGACCTTCGGGTACGGCGTCGGCGAGATCGAGGAGGAAGTCTCCGTCGCCGGCGATCCCGTGGCAGGCAGCGGTCGAGGCGGTCGAGCGGACGGCGTGCACCGCCGCACCGGCCTGCTCCGCGAGGCGCAGGTGAGCGCTGTCGCCCGTCGCGCGCCACAGGCGCAGCAGAAACGTGCCGATCCCTGACGCGCCGGAACACCAGTGGTACAGCAGGCCGGTCCCTGGCTCATGATCCAGGTCGGAGCGCCAGCGCGCCCCCCACGGGCCCAGTTCGGCTTCCGCCGCGAGGGTGGCGCCGGCAGCGACGGCCAGATCCGTGTACTCCTGGCACCCGGTCGCCTGACCCGCCCCGAGCAGGAAGGAAGCCACACCGGCCACACCGTGCCCGAAACCGAGGTGCCGGATACCGGCGAGGACCGAGTCGAAGTCCTCGGGTACGGGCCACACCGTCCGGCCACGCACGGTCTCGGCGCGAGCGGTCAACCCGTCGGCGCAGGTGATGACGCGTTCGAGGAAGGCGGGCTCGCCGGTCGCCTGCCAGAAGTGCAGCTGGGCCAGGCCCGCCCCGGCGGCGCCGTGGCACACATCGGGGTTGGGCCACTGTACGGGCACGGCCAGCGCCAGGTCGGCCGCCCTGCGGGCCATCGTCGGATCGTCCAGGCGGCGCGCCGCGTCGTGCAGCGCCCAGGCCGTCCCCGCTCGGCCGAAGTACAAGCCTGGCAGCAAGCGCGGCACGTCTTCGCGCCGTTCGTCGGTCCACTGCGCCAACCGCTCCAGGGAATGCCGCAGTTCGTCGCGGTCGACAAGTTCGGATGCCCGGCCCAGCACGGCCAGCACGCCCGCCGAACCGTGCTGGACGGCACACGGGTCGGTGGTGTCTCCGAAGGAGCCGCTTTTCCAGAGCCGTTCACCGGGGTGCGGACGGAGTGCGTGGACCAGGTAGGTGAGGCCGTCGTCCACGAGTCTGCGTACGTCGGGAAGGGCGCCGGCTGGTTCAACCGGTGGGGGCTTAGGTGACGCGGCGGTTGCCCCTGCTGTCGGCGTCCGACCGGCCAGGTATTCACCCAACTGCTCCGCATTCCAGCGCAGTTCGGGTTCCGCCACCATCAGGCCGAGGATCGCGGGCGCCAGTGTCGGCACGGCCGGGCGCTCCGAGCGCATCAGGGCCAACAGGGCGCTGACGCGCTCCTCCGGTGAGCGGGCGGCGCGGTTGTCCTCGGCCCCGTCAGCCGCGTCGTCGTCTGCTGTGTCGTCATCCGTCGTGTCGTCGTCCGCAGCGAAGGCCGGGGCCACACCGGTGGTGAGGTAGCACAGGACAGCGCCCAGTGCGAACAGGTCGACGGCGGGCCCGTGGGCGGGTCCGATGCGCGGCACCGCACACTGTTCCGGCGCCCCGAACCCCGGTGTGTAGGCACGATAAGTCCACTCGTCCGGACGTCTCGCCCATTCGGGGTCGATCAGCCAGAGCCGCTCGTCGTCGCCCACCATGATGTTGTTCGGGCTGAAGTCCTGGAGGACCAGGCCGCGTTGGTGCACTTCACCCAAGAGCCGGACCAGCCGGGCCGCCATGGAGAGCGCCGTCGCCGGGTCCACACCGGGCGCGGCGTCGGCGTACCGGTCCCGGACCCACCGGGCGAGCGTCTCTCCGCTGATCAGAGTCTCCACCAGGAAGGCGTGACCGTCCTTCTCGAACTGATCGACGACATCGGGGCAGAGCCCGTTCAGCGCGGTCAGCATGGCGGCTTCCCTGCGGAGCTGATCCCGTGCGTCACTGCCCGTCAGCCCTCCCGCGACGTGGGCACGGGCCTGCTTGACGATCACCTCGGCCCCGGTGTGTTCGTCAAGCGCGCGGTACACACCGCCCCGTGCCGAGTGCCGAATGGCTTCCTTCACCACGAACCGGTCGGCCAACAGCACCGACGAGGGCGCCGCCGGCGCCGCCGAAGCACGACCGGGCGTGCCTGCCAGAGGCAGTTCGGCCCAGGGCGGCGGACAGAACCACGGCTTGCGCGGATCGGGTACGGCGGCCCCGCCGGGCTCCCGCAACCGGGCCTCGAAGGAGCCGTCGTTGGTGAGCACAGGAACGCCCCGGAAGGCGCCGTACCGGTAGTGCACGAGACTGCCCTTGCGCAGCGGCCGGTCGGAGAGGATCGCCGGTCCTGGCAGTCCGGCGGTCGCAGCGTCGATGCGGTGGGCCAACTCGCGCAGGTGGGCGTCGTCATCGGGGTACGCGGTGAGGAACTTGCCGCACTGCGCGCGGTCGTAGGACGCCGAGGTCATCTCCTCGACCAGCTCAAGACTGCGGGCGTATTTGAACGAACAGCCGCCCGCCGCGAGGATCCGCGCAGCCCGGTCGAGGACGTGCGGCGCGGACAGCGCGGTCGCCGAGACGTGCAGCTTCCACCCCTGGACGCGCTCGGACGCCGAGGGCCGCGTCACCCGGCACCAGAAGTCCTCTTCCTCGACCGCCCATCCGGCCGCACCGACATCGTCGAGAGCCGCTCGCACCAGATGCCGGAGGGAGAGGGACGACACGGCGCGGCCTCCTGATCTTCTGCTTCGACGGTCCCGGGGAGACCGGGCCGTCCCACAGTGGCCCTCGGCGCGGGAGACGAGCATTGGGGAAACCCCTACATTGCGCCGTGCGGCGCTCCGACCTGGTCGGTCAGCCGCTCGGACCCGGCTGGTCGATCCACTCCCCCGATGTCACGACGTCGACCCCGCGGCCGGGGAAGACGCGCTCAAGGAGGAAGTCGTGGACGTCCTGCTCCGGGTCGGCGCAGGCGGCGCATTCGGTGTCACGGACAGCCTGGGCGCCTACGGCGGCACCGGGGTGGTGGCCGCGCCAGGTGCGGTCCGCGCGGGCTGGGGCAACGGCCGTCGATCCGAGTCTCCAGCGCCCAAACTTGTCTCGTCTGCGCTCATGACCCCATGGGGCGGCGCACCGGGCCGATGAGGGTGGTACCCGTTTTCCTACCGAAAAGCCTTCTCTGGTTGTTCCCCACCTGCGTGCCGATGCTGGATCCATGAACATCACCTTCATCACCGGGGCCAACAAGAGCCTCGGTTTCGAGACCGCCCGGCGCCTCACTTCCCTGGGCCACACCGTGCTCCTCGGCGCCCGGGATCCGGAGCGTGGCCAGGCCGCCGCCACCGA is from Streptomyces sp. NBC_00370 and encodes:
- a CDS encoding ALQxL family class IV lanthipeptide, coding for MESDLDALQLLTGEEAQEQSLILCEGHTCNGGSTCAISCNVTN
- a CDS encoding flavoprotein, which encodes MTTDPTPQLRGARRDGLPPLVLPRGHLLFVAAGGISVTALPEWVMLARTRYGWSVRVCLTHSAASLVSRQALAAVAQSPVEGPDWDTSQGVVPHKELAEWADLVIVAPATTNFIAKCAAGMTDSLALTTVICTSAPTFFAPAIPEGALARPSVRRNLELLEQDGHHVVPMAPAVSAHDGTPVSAGMPSLLSTLRYAARMLSARTGEASGDHPRTA
- a CDS encoding ABC transporter ATP-binding protein is translated as MTTLERRDSATHGGRLLKDVAHDTRRPLTLLVLVMVTRVGISIAVPALLSAAVNAVLDGDSAGHGSRALLWGAAVAAIALCDAVMGPLGAAGTGRGTRLLRGRIIRQLLALQPRSPLSPGEAVTQITQAAPQAGALPAAAAQSAVSLAGALAGFGALWAIDLRTAAAFTLGVPLSVLIARRFVGRVTEAQSAYLGAQADLATRLLGALTGARTIRASGTLATETERVLAPLGAVSAAGHAMWRLQKSTVWQFGLLVSLTEALALAVAGLGVAQGRLSPGELLAVAGYVKLAIGALQQVDALLSLAQARAAAGRIAGALAHPLPAAGPVTGTTGPGSVLLKDVTVRSAGGSLVLDRAHLALPAGRSMALVGRTGAGKSVLAGLLGRLGDPDEGEVVLDGVPVRDLTFDELRNAVTYAFERPALIGESVHDVIAYGRPDVSRRAVEQAARAARADGFIRRLPAGYDTPSAHAPLSGGERQRLGLARALVRPARVYVLDDATSGLDTVTEAEVSEAVTGALSGRTRLVVAHRVTTAARCDAVAWLHEGRIRAVGPHRELWHHPDYRAVFAADADPATEREVPWPSPV
- a CDS encoding helix-turn-helix transcriptional regulator, with the protein product MTLRCPDDVHDARPGARSIVTHPLAHGPAGPARRSLLRELGAGEPEWAAALSALPDAALRELARTGLCSPAPVPAAGSRWLRESAALTPEQTAATQYAAVLGAPFSPTLLTAVSGWPLRHTLAVLDELVALGIVREDESGTPLFRFRHPLTRVLTYTRVPPGRRITVHAAAAHALARIGAPLPQQAAHLARCAPPGDTEAANLLCGAARQILDTQPDDAADWLRAALRIQPADEDGAAAVLRTRILLCVAASRSGRRAEVQRLIPLVLASPGLPPAGRGRLVAMYARMEDSLGRHREARALLDTELSGAGTPTSSRTTVCPSVTDTLRLRSAALSAATGDLPAVRAQFAALSAGPTTGDMVRRMTTAATWALGTVLSCDSTDREDAVADATRKADLLADSALQDVLDAAVRLGLAQNLTGRHTSASHLLSRALRCARFGGRTADLPPLLLGHAWAEAALGRLATASASAAEAEETARLLDCAELAHQAQLVRGWVVLWASGHEAAEPLVRDLPYRSDLPDGIRHSATALLATLHLEAGRPEESLQLMLSATADAPVPTAPTTRPARWWSLASRAATAAGHLTAARRWASTARAAADASRLPADRAAVLLAEAALAPDRDAIPLLTDVVEQHAHDGSLLLECRVRLLLARRLISTDRLSEAAFHTGLTKRRAEQCGSQYLRHLAVDVQRAIGARHPRVSGDTDGEDASETGLSQRERQILRMVCRGLSNRDIAGALFVSVKTVEAHLTRVFRKTGTRSRAALVATFATARPALALSDSRGPSDPALRSAPRG
- a CDS encoding ABC transporter ATP-binding protein encodes the protein MAFTGVSTRLRATALRSPAAQLLAQSLRGSGRPLRRIACWSVLEAGPALGSGWSLAAALDRGFLAGEPAEGLMWIGLLALLYVARAVAERALFDPLAACIEPMRDALVTTVVGATLRQAVRDGSGADAAGVSRMTSQVDTVRLVVGALMRTARPLAVTLVATLIGLAALAPVLAAVVVLPLVAALVAFLASMRAVSRRRRTAVIAEEDVAASTGAVLAAGRDIAAIGATEFACASAERSVRASAQASVAVAWAAAARVPIVLLGGQLPLFLLLLVGPALVTGGTASAGEVVGATLYVSSSLVPALQMLTGTVAGLWSQLHVVLERLAAVTEPSGDPSPDQVRADAPTGHAARVENLTFAYGPHAEPVLKDVRLTIAEGDHLVVVGASGVGKSTLAGLLAGLERPSGGEVLIGGRRVDNLPETERPGVVALLPQEAYVFRGTLRDNLRYLAPEADTAAVDAAALAVGLGPVVDRLGGYDVLLDDPAASLSSGERQLVAAARTYLSSAPVVLLDEATCHLDMASEAVVEAAFAARPGTLVVVAHRLASALRGRRVLLLDGTRVVCGTHAELLGTEPGYAALVGHWDGTAPHVPRPRPVLATVPDPAERPE
- the lanL gene encoding class IV lanthionine synthetase LanL — protein: MSSLSLRHLVRAALDDVGAAGWAVEEEDFWCRVTRPSASERVQGWKLHVSATALSAPHVLDRAARILAAGGCSFKYARSLELVEEMTSASYDRAQCGKFLTAYPDDDAHLRELAHRIDAATAGLPGPAILSDRPLRKGSLVHYRYGAFRGVPVLTNDGSFEARLREPGGAAVPDPRKPWFCPPPWAELPLAGTPGRASAAPAAPSSVLLADRFVVKEAIRHSARGGVYRALDEHTGAEVIVKQARAHVAGGLTGSDARDQLRREAAMLTALNGLCPDVVDQFEKDGHAFLVETLISGETLARWVRDRYADAAPGVDPATALSMAARLVRLLGEVHQRGLVLQDFSPNNIMVGDDERLWLIDPEWARRPDEWTYRAYTPGFGAPEQCAVPRIGPAHGPAVDLFALGAVLCYLTTGVAPAFAADDDTTDDDTADDDAADGAEDNRAARSPEERVSALLALMRSERPAVPTLAPAILGLMVAEPELRWNAEQLGEYLAGRTPTAGATAASPKPPPVEPAGALPDVRRLVDDGLTYLVHALRPHPGERLWKSGSFGDTTDPCAVQHGSAGVLAVLGRASELVDRDELRHSLERLAQWTDERREDVPRLLPGLYFGRAGTAWALHDAARRLDDPTMARRAADLALAVPVQWPNPDVCHGAAGAGLAQLHFWQATGEPAFLERVITCADGLTARAETVRGRTVWPVPEDFDSVLAGIRHLGFGHGVAGVASFLLGAGQATGCQEYTDLAVAAGATLAAEAELGPWGARWRSDLDHEPGTGLLYHWCSGASGIGTFLLRLWRATGDSAHLRLAEQAGAAVHAVRSTASTAACHGIAGDGDFLLDLADAVPEGPYRDWACDLASVLRLRAVLRDGLFVVPDESGTSVRPDAQTGLAGAVSFLLRLTHGGPRPWMADLPAESAHTPR